The Helianthus annuus cultivar XRQ/B chromosome 15, HanXRQr2.0-SUNRISE, whole genome shotgun sequence genomic sequence TTGAGATTCAAATTAATGATCTCAAATATCAGTGATCTTTTAAGGTCTGAATCAAGTTCATcgcctttttgacaagaagtttatgAATCATACATTCATTTTCATTTTACACCTTTGCTTAAAGCatgcatctcaaatggatgtcttGGTGTATTCATCACACTGATATTTTCTAGCCAGGATTCATATTGATCATTTTGGCTTTATATGAGTTGGAAGGGTCCAAGTACCTTTTTGGAAGTTTGTGTGGTTTCTCGTACCGCACAGctaggagtgttaacatgttttcagatgttaacagagatttattttcttaaaaaggttgtaccatcatagccaattaatactttggctaggttatacctctaagaatttctttggcagatcaattatAATTTGAAAGGAAATAACATGGTGTAATAAAATACACAATTAAAACCAAAGCTAAACTTCATTACGAAAAGAAACGAATacaattgccctaaacgggacttaagAAAGACAAACTACCCACGCAGGGGTAAACAGGAATgaaaataagtccacgcagggacttgatacagaaatcaaacaaatgtccacgcagggacattattacaataaacaagaaacaaaaacaacCCTCTATTTCTTCTTCCCCTTGATAAGGTTGGCAAGACCCTTCATGAAGCTATTGTGCCTCTCCTTGTTCTTCTTGGTCTTCTGCTCAACCCTGTCCAACCTCTCCAAGATTTCCTGgttttgttgctgctgctgtagTTGCTGGGAAGGAGGTGGCTGATACGGAGGATACTGATAACCCTGAATAGGGTAGTCAGTTGGAGGCACAGGGGGGTAAGAAGAAGGATAAAGGTGGTGATACTGCGCAGCCGTAAGATATGGGTCATGGGTTCCGTAGCCCAATGGATATCCCGACGGGTCTCCATAAGGATTATACCCGGAAGAACCTGGGTATGCCGGAATTGGGTTATCAAATCCCACAGGCGGCATAGGTGGTGCATAAGAAGCTTGCGGAGGATCAACCTCCGGTGCCGCATTCGAGGGCCCACCCATTTGAGGGTCCTCGGGAATAGGGGGATAGGAACTCGACCCTCGAGGAGAACTAAAACGGGGTCCTCCTCTAACGGACATGCGAGCGTTCCTCCTTCGCCTCGAAGGCTCGGGAGGCGGTTGTGGTGGCTGCTGCGGTGGCTCCTCTACCggaagtggtggtggtgaaaCAGCTTGAAGTTGAGGATCATCTAAAGGTGGTTGAGCCGGAGAGCTATGATAAGATGGGGTAAAGAACCAGTCATAGGTAGCCATCCTCTCTTGGAAGGAGTCGGGTCCACGATAAGGAGATCCCTGAAATGGTGACCCACTAGATATGCTGATAGGGTGGCCCGGGGTTCCTGTTTGCATTTCCGGGTCGGGGTCGTCATCCATCTCCATTTCTTGAGAGAAATGGTCCTCAGGGCCCAGCGGGTTGTAGCCAAGAAAGTCGTTCACATAGTCGGCTGGGTTGAATTGTCTTGGAGAGTAGGGGGATTCGGAATGATGAAATGAATGAGATTGCAAAGAGTTATGCGAGTGGTGGGATTGGCCCGAATGGTGAGAGTGTTCGGGCTCATTTGGAGCAAATGGTCCGAAAGACGGATgaaaagatggtgaagagctaagcGAGACCGAGTGTCTTGCCGGCTCGAAAGGTTGACCCCACATATCGCGGGAGTCGGAAGTGGAAAAAGACGCCGATGGAGTGCGTCTGTGAGATGGTCCTGCAGATGACGGTCCTCCACGCATGGGACCCTTGCCACGTCCTCTTAGTCTTGGAGGCATGATGGTTAACTTCCTGTTGAACAAGagaacaaaataaaacaaaacataaaagtAATAAAAGAAAGATAAAGATGCatcctaggtcatttgcctagactcgagagtctaaggaatgtgcttattgtatcattgagattaaacacaaaaggttagtgtttaattcgctcaatgttggctctgataccaacctgtcacaccccaatatttccacatattaccggtgggcccggtggggagtatcgtgacgtagttgatatcatcattgtcaacacacacaataatatagcacagcggaaggctgggtaaataaactattacaaaccatactgtctgtcgatgttcgaatacaagaaaatacagactggaatgtaataagatccacaggcggatcataaagtacaaagaaacaaaaactacagactcagggtatctatgggatttgcaagatcctttacaacaccctatagctccagcctatttcgataagtacctgtcaaatcaatctttaggaaaatacgtcagtatacactggtaaatacaatttaactgactcgttttgaaaacaattaagaaaattggtttagatgcacaaggcacaaatcttttataacttgggacaatcttattaaaatcttgtatacagttttacatgcttgtcatacatgtggggccggtttgtaagccggacatgattaactgactcaccacttatagaacccacaaaggagttatccccaacttgtgggtaaattaatgtttagcatttgcatctgtcgggtgcatgcctgcaccccgtgcatagtcgtggccattaataacttaaatgagccaaggatatccaggacacggtcgttaacccccaaatgtttatgttatcaaacaatacatattaaaacgggttatgcggatttattaaatcacaatccgacataataatcccatacccgaccaagcggtattaatataccgtatcccaagcccgtatagggaaaataagttaaaagtatttacctgatgtagcagtaaattcctaagattcttgaaagatactttttaccggaagctataaatctgtatagaaggtttaattatctattaggatgctaatgGGTCTTTACTTAAGTCGGAGACTTAGACCaactagctagaaagaaaccttacgGACCTAACCGGTGGATTAAACGgagaccgggatagaatgtgatttagacccgacaagcttggatacttgtataatatgggtaaactaaatacattctggaaaatgaggttttaataactaggttaagcccgtttcggctattttacgtaaactagtcacgtaaaccgatccgaacgcgtaaatgcgtaacgggtaaccggacaaactataaacaggtcttaatcattattatgctcataaTATGTCAATATatcagtagtatatcaacatttatgcccaaaaagcaatttaaaccaaaataagtaccaaaagggcattttggtaattttgatgcttataaaagaatttatttataaaactgagttccaggtctgattagATTAGTAAAGACATGTATTTTattaagttacatcagtaggatACTTAATATATGGAAAATATACCTTTTATAACcaattatgcaccgtaggggcattttggtaattttacataggcttttaggggttaaaaataagtttctgagtttaaaacattagcttactgtaatattatgtaaattagtttaaaacatcagtaggttatgagttttatatgataaatatagttttgacccatactaggtgctaaaaacgctaaatatgcgatttaaagggctaatatggtaaagataggaaatctgatattttggtcagtttatagggttcaaaataatacatttatcatttaggatcagtagcaaaaagtttggtttcaaaaagttatgtaaaactcattttatgcatgaaaagggtaaaattGGTAATTACCGAAACTAGactataatcctatgttaagttcagcttaaaaataaataaaaatctttaaaaatcccaaaatattatttaacatcagtaggtaaaaagtttggtaataaaaatcgggtttagatgggccttatgctaattacgctttctaattactaagaagtcccttaattacgctattgagcataactcccattctagaccccaaactgatgtcaaattttcgggacatgcctaaatatcagtagcaaaggttttagttcattcacattgctaaaaatctcgattttatgcaaaaagggcgttttaggcattaatgagcataattacgatcaagagcataaatgacaaacgat encodes the following:
- the LOC110924873 gene encoding leucine-rich repeat extensin-like protein 5, with translation MPPRLRGRGKGPMRGGPSSAGPSHRRTPSASFSTSDSRDMWGQPFEPARHSVSLSSSPSFHPSFGPFAPNEPEHSHHSGQSHHSHNSLQSHSFHHSESPYSPRQFNPADYVNDFLGYNPLGPEDHFSQEMEMDDDPDPEMQTGTPGHPISISSGSPFQGSPYRGPDSFQERMATYDWFFTPSYHSSPAQPPLDDPQLQAVSPPPLPVEEPPQQPPQPPPEPSRRRRNARMSVRGGPRFSSPRGSSSYPPIPEDPQMGGPSNAAPEVDPPQASYAPPMPPVGFDNPIPAYPGSSGYNPYGDPSGYPLGYGTHDPYLTAAQYHHLYPSSYPPVPPTDYPIQGYQYPPYQPPPSQQLQQQQQNQEILERLDRVEQKTKKNKERHNSFMKGLANLIKGKKK